In Acipenser ruthenus chromosome 16, fAciRut3.2 maternal haplotype, whole genome shotgun sequence, the following proteins share a genomic window:
- the LOC131697787 gene encoding cytochrome c oxidase subunit 7B, mitochondrial-like: MFPLAKTAMNFTARGIRQAAVRQCHHEAGPNFHQKYGNMLLVSGILFCGSVWTYVATQTGITWNLSPVGKITPKEWKEE; encoded by the exons ATGTTTCCTTTGGCAAAAACAGCGATGAACTTCACTG caCGTGGCATCCGCCAAGCTGCAGTGAGACAATGCCACCACGAAGCCGGACCAAATTTTCATCAAAAGTATGGCAACATGCTTCTAGTCTCTGGAATACTCTTCTGTGGGAGTGTCTGGACATAT GTTGCAACACAGACTGGCATTACCTGGAACCTTTCACCAGTCGGCAAGATCACCCCCAAGGAATGGAAAGAGGAGTAA